From the Chloroflexota bacterium genome, one window contains:
- a CDS encoding NAD(P)-dependent oxidoreductase, protein MKIGFIGLGNMGGGMAANVLRAGYDLTVHDLRRESATPLLEAGASWADTPAELAASCDIVLTSLPGPREVEAIALGEGGVLEGMGSKAAEGGESGGVYVDLSTSSPTLIRDIAAQFAEQGLSVLDAPVSGGPVGARTGRLAVMVGGERDVYDRVKPALDAIGDKVSYIGPVGSGSIAKLMHNCIGYGLQTIVAECLTLGVKTGVDPEPLYQAISNGSVGRGSSFANTYPNTFLAGNFDPPSFALRLAHKDVSLALELAREYGVPMSVGNIAHQELTAALNRGWADKDSRIAMTLQEERAGDVEVRIVKPDADALDA, encoded by the coding sequence ATGAAAATCGGCTTTATCGGGCTTGGCAATATGGGCGGCGGGATGGCGGCGAATGTGCTGCGCGCCGGATACGACCTGACGGTGCACGACTTGCGCCGTGAATCGGCGACTCCGCTATTGGAGGCTGGCGCGTCTTGGGCGGACACTCCGGCGGAACTGGCGGCATCGTGCGACATCGTTCTGACATCGCTGCCCGGACCGCGCGAAGTTGAGGCTATCGCACTGGGCGAGGGCGGCGTGTTGGAGGGAATGGGCAGCAAGGCAGCGGAAGGTGGCGAGAGCGGCGGCGTGTATGTCGACCTTAGCACAAGCTCGCCCACGCTGATACGCGACATCGCAGCTCAGTTCGCCGAACAAGGTTTGAGCGTGCTGGACGCGCCGGTGAGCGGTGGGCCAGTCGGCGCGCGCACGGGCAGGTTGGCAGTGATGGTCGGCGGAGAACGCGATGTTTACGACCGTGTGAAGCCCGCTTTAGATGCCATCGGCGACAAGGTGAGCTACATTGGACCAGTCGGTTCCGGCAGCATCGCCAAGCTAATGCACAACTGCATTGGCTACGGCTTGCAGACCATCGTCGCCGAGTGCCTGACTCTGGGCGTGAAGACGGGCGTTGATCCGGAGCCGCTGTACCAAGCAATCTCCAACGGCTCGGTCGGACGCGGCAGTTCATTCGCCAATACCTACCCGAACACATTCCTCGCCGGAAACTTCGACCCGCCCAGCTTCGCATTGCGTCTGGCGCACAAAGACGTCAGCCTCGCATTGGAACTAGCGCGCGAATACGGCGTCCCGATGAGCGTAGGCAACATAGCGCACCAAGAGCTGACCGCCGCACTAAACCGAGGCTGGGCAGACAAGGACTCGCGCATAGCCATGACGCTGCAAGAAGAGCGAGCGGGCGACGTGGAAGTGCGTATAGTGAAGCCTGATGCCGACGCGCTGGATGCGTAA
- a CDS encoding cell wall metabolism sensor histidine kinase WalK, with the protein MVRLPRSLHWRIALAYTALIFLSLGIVSLYLVGFVRDTYIANLQGSLHRQALLVSERASAALAANGQDKIEQGNAGQGNSNQSAGVQYIDAQDAADLQALTANLGGLAGARVTVIGMDGAIVADSWQAPFQLPFQLPLQLGRDDVRAALSQNGTAAIGVGTPLKPNATEAMLYAVVPIIAQDGGTAGAGVPDSVVGAVRVAAPLSQVQPDINRLVARIAVAAVLVGLLSVGAGYFIFRRTSRSVRAVADGATRFAQGDLGHRVSPISSDETQELAAAFNAMADTIRRMLNDMSAESSKLTAMLNTMEDGVVVIEADGRITLMNSAAEWLLGVSARDAVGARLVEALRDHEIQQVATLSLTSGQLRQAEVELLHHRRFLNAIATPLGGDSNSILLTLHDLTANRQVENTLREFVTNVSHELRSPLASVKIMVETLEDGALESRPTARDYLQRINRELDRMNAIVEDLLELSRLESGQQLPSLMPLDLSALVNEVVWEYRGRTADGVSLRVDAPGYPAFALGDGGKLRQAMVNLLDNALKNTAAGSVTVSIESDEDKHAVQVRDTGSGIAREHLPHVFERFYKVDRARRDGGSGLGLAIVQQIVQAHGGEVSVQSEEGIGSTFRFTVARAWLED; encoded by the coding sequence ATGGTAAGGCTGCCCCGCTCGCTCCACTGGCGCATCGCCCTCGCATACACCGCGCTGATATTCCTGAGCCTGGGCATCGTCAGCCTGTATCTCGTCGGCTTCGTGCGCGACACATACATCGCCAACCTGCAAGGCAGTCTGCACCGCCAAGCACTGCTCGTCAGCGAAAGGGCGTCCGCTGCGCTTGCCGCGAATGGTCAAGATAAAATCGAGCAAGGTAATGCCGGTCAAGGCAATAGCAACCAAAGCGCCGGCGTACAGTACATTGACGCGCAGGACGCCGCCGACTTACAAGCGCTTACCGCGAATCTTGGCGGTCTCGCGGGTGCGCGGGTTACTGTTATTGGCATGGACGGCGCGATTGTCGCGGACAGTTGGCAGGCGCCGTTCCAGCTTCCGTTCCAGCTTCCGTTGCAGCTTGGACGCGATGATGTTCGGGCGGCGCTCTCGCAAAATGGCACGGCTGCCATCGGTGTAGGCACTCCGCTCAAACCTAATGCCACCGAGGCAATGCTCTACGCCGTTGTCCCGATAATCGCGCAGGACGGCGGCACAGCAGGCGCCGGCGTCCCGGACAGCGTCGTCGGAGCGGTGCGCGTTGCCGCGCCGTTGTCTCAAGTGCAGCCCGACATCAACCGCCTCGTTGCGCGAATCGCGGTCGCTGCGGTGCTAGTTGGGCTGCTGTCGGTCGGAGCGGGCTATTTCATATTTCGCCGCACATCGCGCTCCGTGCGCGCGGTCGCCGATGGCGCGACTCGGTTCGCACAGGGCGACTTAGGACACCGCGTATCGCCAATATCGTCGGACGAGACGCAGGAACTCGCCGCCGCGTTCAACGCCATGGCGGACACGATACGGCGCATGCTGAACGACATGTCGGCGGAGAGCAGCAAGCTGACGGCGATGCTGAACACTATGGAAGACGGCGTGGTGGTGATAGAGGCGGACGGCAGAATAACGCTGATGAACAGCGCCGCCGAATGGCTGCTTGGCGTCAGCGCGCGCGACGCGGTTGGTGCGCGCTTGGTAGAGGCGTTGCGCGACCACGAGATACAGCAAGTCGCCACGCTGTCGCTGACGAGCGGGCAACTGCGTCAGGCGGAAGTCGAGCTGCTGCATCATCGCCGCTTCCTGAACGCCATCGCAACGCCACTAGGCGGCGATTCGAACAGCATCCTGCTGACGCTGCACGACCTGACCGCCAACCGTCAAGTGGAAAACACACTGCGCGAATTCGTGACCAATGTATCGCACGAACTGCGCTCGCCACTGGCGTCCGTCAAGATTATGGTGGAAACTCTGGAAGACGGCGCACTGGAAAGCAGGCCCACCGCGCGAGACTACTTGCAGCGCATCAACCGCGAGCTCGACCGCATGAACGCTATCGTCGAGGACTTGCTGGAACTATCCCGCCTAGAAAGCGGGCAGCAGCTGCCGAGCCTGATGCCGCTCGACCTGTCCGCGCTGGTGAACGAGGTCGTCTGGGAATACCGCGGCAGAACGGCGGACGGAGTGAGCCTGCGCGTCGATGCGCCGGGCTATCCTGCATTCGCACTGGGTGACGGCGGCAAGCTGCGCCAAGCGATGGTGAATCTTCTGGACAACGCGCTGAAGAACACGGCGGCGGGCAGCGTGACAGTGTCCATCGAAAGCGACGAGGACAAGCATGCCGTGCAAGTGCGAGACACGGGCAGCGGCATAGCGCGGGAGCACCTGCCGCATGTGTTCGAGCGATTCTACAAAGTCGATAGAGCGCGGCGAGACGGAGGCAGCGGTCTGGGACTCGCCATAGTGCAGCAAATAGTCCAAGCGCACGGCGGCGAAGTCAGTGTGCAAAGCGAAGAAGGCATAGGCAGCACATTCCGCTTCACGGTAGCGAGGGCATGGCTTGAAGATTAG
- a CDS encoding biotin--[acetyl-CoA-carboxylase] ligase: MPDAAHATDLDIPALEAALAQRIIGHRVCHYDLIGSTMDEARRLAAEGAAEGTVAIAEEQTAGRGRFNRAWVSPRSENLSFSVILTPPASQLPYMNMAATLAVAHTVADCTNLQPTIKWPNDVRVGGLKISGILIETAIESADAVCAIIGIGVNVNFDPSRYAEIADISTSIYRETGQRRNRTPVLQTLLEHFDDAYAIVRSGGSLTAEWSAMIDTLGRSVTLRSQNDTIEGIAESVDKQGNLLVRRNDGSLYTATAGEVTSQT; this comes from the coding sequence ATGCCAGACGCAGCGCACGCCACAGATCTCGACATACCCGCGCTTGAAGCTGCCCTCGCTCAGCGCATCATTGGGCATCGTGTTTGCCACTACGACCTGATAGGCTCGACTATGGACGAGGCGCGGCGGCTTGCGGCTGAGGGCGCGGCAGAGGGCACGGTGGCCATTGCCGAGGAACAAACGGCGGGCAGAGGTCGATTCAATCGCGCGTGGGTGTCGCCGCGCAGCGAGAATCTGTCGTTTTCGGTCATACTTACGCCGCCGGCGAGTCAACTGCCCTACATGAACATGGCAGCGACTCTGGCAGTCGCGCACACCGTCGCAGACTGCACGAATTTGCAGCCCACCATCAAGTGGCCCAACGATGTGCGCGTGGGCGGACTGAAGATTTCCGGCATCCTCATCGAGACGGCGATCGAAAGCGCGGACGCCGTATGCGCCATCATCGGCATCGGCGTCAATGTGAACTTCGATCCGTCACGCTACGCCGAAATCGCCGACATATCCACAAGCATCTACCGCGAAACCGGGCAGCGCCGAAATCGCACGCCGGTCTTGCAAACGCTGCTGGAACACTTCGACGACGCATATGCCATCGTGCGCTCCGGCGGCTCGCTGACCGCCGAATGGTCGGCGATGATAGACACGCTCGGGCGCTCCGTAACCCTGCGCTCGCAGAACGACACCATTGAGGGCATAGCAGAGTCTGTTGACAAACAGGGCAACCTGCTGGTGCGCCGCAATGATGGCTCGCTCTATACCGCCACCGCCGGCGAGGTTACATCGCAGACGTGA
- a CDS encoding response regulator transcription factor, which yields MSTVLVVEDEENLLEALRYNLEREGYSVQTAIDGEQALNAARSVRPDLVILDVMLPQLDGFEVCRILRRESEVPILMLTARSEEIDRVVGLELGADDYVTKPFSVRELMARVRNMLRRSTRPPATDGKSADVDILRTGDLEIDSTSHIVRRGGVRLELKPREFDLLALLAKNRARAFTRDQILERLWGHDYYGDSRTVDVHVHWLREKIEPEPGKPVRIVTIRGVGYRFDG from the coding sequence ATGAGTACCGTACTTGTCGTTGAGGATGAAGAGAATCTGCTTGAGGCGCTTCGGTATAATTTAGAGCGCGAGGGCTATTCCGTGCAGACGGCTATTGATGGCGAACAGGCGCTGAATGCCGCGCGCTCCGTTCGCCCTGACCTCGTTATTCTCGATGTTATGCTGCCGCAACTTGACGGGTTCGAAGTGTGCCGCATCCTGCGCCGCGAGAGCGAAGTGCCCATTCTGATGCTCACCGCGCGCAGCGAAGAGATTGACCGCGTGGTAGGCTTGGAGCTCGGCGCGGACGACTATGTTACCAAGCCGTTCAGCGTCCGCGAGCTGATGGCGCGCGTTCGCAATATGCTGCGTCGTTCCACGCGTCCGCCCGCCACAGACGGCAAATCCGCAGATGTGGATATACTTCGCACCGGCGACTTAGAAATCGACAGCACAAGCCATATCGTGCGGCGCGGCGGCGTGCGGCTGGAACTCAAGCCTCGCGAGTTCGATCTGCTTGCGCTGCTTGCCAAGAACCGCGCACGCGCCTTCACCCGCGACCAAATCCTCGAACGCCTCTGGGGGCACGACTACTACGGCGACAGCCGCACGGTGGACGTCCACGTCCACTGGCTGCGCGAGAAGATCGAGCCCGAACCCGGCAAGCCCGTCCGCATCGTCACGATTCGCGGCGTCGGATACCGCTTTGACGGATAG
- a CDS encoding enoyl-CoA hydratase/isomerase family protein — protein sequence MNEPVVLYDKSGAVADIVLNRPRVMNAYNVQMRDELFITLEAVRDDPDVRVAIISGAGERAFCAGADLTEFGTAPSQVIARQVRWERDIWGLFLSLGKPLVAAMRGYVIGSGVEIACLCDIRIAADDAQFAMPEVALGMIPAAGGTQTLRRVVGASRALEMVLSNRRIGADEAQRIGLAHSVVPADTLMQEAIAAAQELAALDPSAMSLAKRAILEGADMPLAQGLALERRLASLKVT from the coding sequence ATGAATGAACCTGTGGTGTTGTACGACAAGAGCGGCGCGGTGGCGGACATCGTGCTGAACCGGCCGCGCGTGATGAACGCATACAATGTGCAGATGCGCGACGAGCTGTTCATCACGCTGGAGGCGGTGCGCGACGACCCGGATGTGCGCGTCGCGATAATCAGCGGCGCCGGTGAGCGCGCGTTCTGCGCCGGCGCGGATTTGACCGAGTTCGGCACTGCGCCGTCGCAGGTCATCGCGCGGCAAGTGCGCTGGGAACGCGACATTTGGGGGTTGTTCCTGTCGCTGGGCAAGCCACTCGTCGCGGCGATGCGCGGGTATGTCATCGGCTCGGGCGTGGAGATTGCCTGCCTGTGCGACATTCGCATCGCCGCCGATGACGCACAGTTCGCCATGCCGGAAGTCGCGCTTGGAATGATACCGGCGGCGGGCGGCACACAGACTTTGCGGCGAGTCGTGGGCGCGAGCAGGGCGCTGGAAATGGTGCTGTCCAACAGGCGCATCGGCGCGGACGAAGCGCAGCGTATCGGCTTGGCGCACAGCGTCGTCCCCGCAGACACGCTGATGCAAGAGGCAATCGCAGCCGCACAAGAACTAGCCGCGCTCGACCCGTCCGCAATGTCCCTAGCCAAGCGAGCCATACTCGAAGGCGCGGACATGCCGCTAGCGCAGGGACTGGCATTGGAACGGCGGCTTGCGTCGCTTAAAGTGACATAG